In the Burkholderia glumae LMG 2196 = ATCC 33617 genome, one interval contains:
- a CDS encoding APC family permease — MNDTSPRSETGLSKNAVGLPHIVFFVVAAAAPLTAMVGATPAAFSLGNGPGVPGVFVLAGVMYLIFSIGYAAMSRHISNAGAFYAYIANGLGRPAGVGGAFIAIVAYNAVQVAIYCMFGFFLTDSIQRHYGVDVPWWAFALACVVAVHVCGARRIEFSGRLLGTLMIGEIAIVMLLDLAIVAHGAGAGGGFSARPFSPAMVFAPGLGTALVFVLGSYMGFEATAIFSEEARDPKRTIPRATYLAVILIMAFYALSSWAIVEAWGERAIAAQAARDPANLWFAVSGRLLGGIATDAMNVLLVTSLFAAILSFHNTITRYFYAMGRERVLWRRLGHTCPVHRCPDVAGKAQTLIALAAIGGSAAFRLDPFTVVFSWMSALATIGIIAVQILVAASVIAFFARDHRDAGLVHRLIAPLFSMIALGACLVLVVRNLSVLSGSDSALVAMFPYFLAAVGALGVRAALRLKRSDPDLYRELGRPAR, encoded by the coding sequence ATGAACGACACGTCACCCAGGTCAGAAACAGGGCTCAGCAAGAACGCCGTCGGCCTTCCACACATCGTTTTCTTCGTCGTCGCCGCGGCCGCGCCGCTCACCGCGATGGTCGGCGCGACACCCGCGGCGTTCTCGCTCGGCAACGGCCCCGGCGTGCCCGGCGTATTCGTGCTGGCGGGTGTCATGTACCTGATCTTCAGCATCGGCTACGCCGCGATGAGCCGGCACATCTCGAATGCCGGCGCGTTCTACGCCTACATCGCGAACGGGCTCGGGCGGCCGGCCGGCGTGGGCGGCGCGTTCATCGCGATCGTCGCCTACAACGCCGTGCAGGTCGCGATCTACTGCATGTTCGGCTTCTTCCTGACCGACAGCATCCAGCGGCACTACGGCGTCGACGTGCCGTGGTGGGCGTTCGCGCTCGCGTGCGTCGTCGCGGTGCACGTCTGCGGCGCGCGGCGCATCGAGTTCAGCGGCCGGCTGCTCGGCACGCTGATGATCGGCGAAATCGCGATCGTGATGCTGCTCGATCTGGCGATCGTCGCGCACGGCGCGGGCGCCGGCGGCGGCTTCAGCGCCAGGCCGTTCAGCCCCGCGATGGTGTTCGCGCCGGGGCTGGGCACCGCGCTGGTGTTCGTGCTCGGCTCGTACATGGGCTTCGAGGCCACGGCGATCTTCTCCGAGGAGGCGCGCGACCCCAAGCGCACGATTCCGCGCGCCACCTACCTGGCCGTGATCCTCATCATGGCCTTCTACGCGCTGTCGTCGTGGGCGATCGTCGAGGCCTGGGGCGAGCGCGCGATCGCCGCCCAGGCGGCGCGCGATCCGGCCAATCTCTGGTTTGCCGTCAGCGGCCGGCTGCTCGGCGGGATCGCGACGGACGCGATGAACGTCCTGCTCGTCACGAGCCTTTTCGCCGCCATCCTGTCGTTCCACAACACGATCACGCGCTATTTCTACGCAATGGGCCGCGAGCGCGTGCTGTGGCGCCGGCTCGGCCATACCTGCCCGGTGCATCGTTGCCCGGACGTCGCCGGTAAAGCACAGACGCTGATCGCGCTCGCGGCCATCGGCGGATCGGCAGCCTTTCGCCTCGACCCGTTCACGGTCGTGTTCTCGTGGATGAGTGCGCTGGCCACGATCGGCATCATCGCGGTGCAGATCCTGGTGGCCGCCTCGGTGATCGCGTTCTTCGCGCGCGACCACCGGGACGCCGGCCTCGTGCATCGCCTGATCGCCCCGCTCTTCAGCATGATCGCGCTCGGTGCCTGCCTGGTGCTGGTGGTGCGCAACCTGTCCGTGCTGAGCGGATCGGATTCGGCCTTGGTCGCGATGTTTCCGTATTTCCTCGCCGCCGTCGGCGCGCTCGGCGTCCGCGCCGCGCTGCGCTTGAAGCGCAGCGACCCCGATCTGTACCGCGAACTCGGACGGCCCGCCCGCTAG
- a CDS encoding aldehyde dehydrogenase family protein gives MMKIQNLIDGRPCDAAAGRTFDKPAPATGDFVASVPASAAEDVDRAVRAAHAALHDGAWAGAGGPARARWLLRLADLVERDGEALTQRLAVEQGRPPAEMRMMDLPICIDTLRYFAGWADKLEGRTIPTEGFMGRPTLSYTRRAPVGVAALIIPWNAPLMIAVWKLAPALAAGCPVVVKPSEDAPLAVARLGELVCEAGIPAGVVNIVHGMGAEVGAALVAHPLVSKVSFTGSTDVGRAIAGEAAKTFKRVTLELGGKAAQIVFADADLDRAIPSLMAGMFANQGQTCAAGSRVLAHRSIAPALEQRLADAARAMRVGPPTEPGVQMGALINSRHLARVRALVDGALAEGAVMLAGNEQVPPRGYFMRPTILGGVHPGMRIARDEVFGPVGMVMPFETEEDAVRIANDTPFGLSASVWTRELGTAHRVAERLDVGAVAINAWSPIDARLPWGGTKQSGIGRELSTAALDSYLEEKLVTAAL, from the coding sequence ATGATGAAAATTCAGAATCTGATCGATGGCCGGCCTTGCGACGCGGCGGCCGGCCGTACCTTCGACAAGCCTGCACCGGCGACCGGCGACTTCGTGGCCTCGGTGCCCGCCTCGGCCGCCGAGGACGTCGATCGCGCGGTGCGCGCCGCGCACGCCGCGCTGCACGACGGCGCCTGGGCAGGCGCGGGCGGCCCGGCCCGAGCCCGCTGGCTGCTTCGGCTGGCGGACCTGGTGGAGCGCGACGGCGAGGCGCTGACGCAGCGGCTGGCCGTCGAACAGGGACGTCCGCCGGCCGAGATGCGCATGATGGACCTACCGATCTGCATCGACACGCTGCGCTACTTCGCCGGCTGGGCCGACAAGCTCGAAGGCCGCACGATCCCTACCGAGGGCTTCATGGGCCGCCCCACGCTCAGCTACACGCGGCGCGCGCCGGTCGGTGTCGCCGCCCTGATCATCCCGTGGAACGCGCCGTTGATGATCGCGGTCTGGAAGCTCGCGCCGGCACTGGCGGCCGGCTGCCCGGTGGTCGTCAAGCCGTCCGAGGACGCGCCGCTGGCCGTCGCCCGGCTCGGCGAGCTGGTCTGCGAGGCCGGCATTCCCGCCGGCGTCGTGAACATCGTGCATGGCATGGGTGCGGAAGTCGGGGCCGCGCTGGTCGCGCACCCGCTGGTGAGCAAGGTCAGCTTCACCGGCAGCACCGACGTGGGCCGCGCGATCGCGGGCGAGGCGGCGAAGACCTTCAAGCGTGTCACGCTCGAACTCGGCGGAAAGGCCGCGCAGATCGTCTTCGCGGATGCCGATCTCGACCGCGCGATTCCATCCCTGATGGCCGGCATGTTCGCGAACCAGGGGCAGACCTGCGCGGCCGGTTCGCGCGTGCTCGCGCACCGCTCGATCGCGCCTGCGCTCGAGCAACGGCTTGCCGATGCGGCGCGGGCGATGCGGGTCGGGCCGCCGACGGAGCCCGGCGTGCAGATGGGCGCGCTCATCAATTCGCGGCACCTGGCGCGGGTCCGCGCGCTGGTCGACGGCGCGCTCGCCGAAGGGGCGGTCATGCTCGCCGGCAACGAGCAGGTGCCGCCGCGCGGCTACTTCATGCGCCCGACGATACTGGGCGGCGTCCATCCCGGGATGCGGATCGCCCGCGACGAGGTGTTCGGCCCGGTCGGCATGGTCATGCCGTTCGAGACCGAGGAAGACGCCGTTCGCATCGCCAACGACACCCCGTTCGGCCTTTCCGCCTCGGTGTGGACCCGCGAGCTCGGCACCGCGCACCGCGTCGCCGAGCGGCTCGACGTCGGCGCCGTCGCGATCAACGCGTGGAGCCCGATCGACGCCCGCCTGCCTTGGGGCGGCACCAAGCAAAGCGGGATCGGGCGCGAGCTTTCGACGGCCGCGCTCGATTCCTACCTCGAGGAAAAGCTCGTCACCGCGGCCCTGTAA
- a CDS encoding aspartate aminotransferase family protein, with protein sequence MDYQQRQKRFWHPMSSAAAGHTTPTVVIARGDGNYVFDVEGHRMLDGVGGLWNVNVGHNRPEVKSAIARQMDELSYYQTFDGVAHPRVYDLADRLCAMFAREDMQRVMFGSGGSDAIETALKMARQYWVAAGEPSRTKFLSLRNGYHGVHMGGTSIGGNGVYHYNHGPLLPGCVLLDTPWLYRNPWNCEDPRQLVEHCIRQLEETIAFHGPQTIAAFVAEPVQGAGGLIVPPAEYWPRVREVCERNGILLIADEVVTGFGRTGSLLGSRGWGVAADILCVAKGISAGYVPLGATLYNGRIAQAIEHGSGFSHVIMHGYTYSGHPLACAASLAVLDIVESEDLPGNAARVGERLLAQLLPLKADFETVGDVRGKGLMLALDLVTDKASRTPLDPAKGFAARVADAARRRGVLVRAIANKIVMSPPLTLQQNEADFMAVTLREALQECCADSRAIA encoded by the coding sequence ATGGACTATCAACAGCGTCAAAAGCGATTCTGGCACCCGATGAGCTCGGCAGCCGCCGGGCATACGACTCCCACCGTCGTGATCGCCCGCGGCGACGGCAACTACGTGTTCGACGTCGAGGGCCACCGCATGCTCGACGGCGTGGGCGGCCTGTGGAACGTCAACGTCGGCCACAACCGGCCGGAAGTGAAAAGCGCGATCGCGCGGCAGATGGACGAGCTGTCCTACTATCAGACCTTCGACGGCGTCGCCCACCCGCGCGTCTACGATCTGGCCGACCGCCTGTGCGCGATGTTCGCCCGGGAGGACATGCAGCGGGTCATGTTCGGCAGCGGCGGGTCCGACGCGATCGAGACCGCGCTGAAGATGGCTCGCCAGTACTGGGTCGCCGCGGGCGAGCCGTCGCGCACGAAATTCCTGTCGCTGCGCAACGGCTATCACGGCGTGCACATGGGCGGCACGTCGATCGGCGGCAACGGGGTCTACCACTACAATCACGGCCCGCTGCTGCCCGGCTGCGTGCTGCTCGATACGCCGTGGCTCTACCGCAATCCGTGGAACTGCGAGGATCCCCGGCAGCTCGTCGAGCACTGCATCCGGCAGCTCGAGGAAACGATCGCGTTCCATGGCCCGCAGACCATCGCGGCATTCGTCGCCGAGCCGGTGCAGGGCGCCGGCGGCCTGATCGTCCCGCCGGCCGAGTACTGGCCGCGTGTGCGCGAGGTGTGCGAGCGCAACGGCATCCTGTTGATCGCGGACGAGGTGGTCACCGGCTTCGGCCGTACCGGCAGCCTGCTCGGCAGCCGCGGCTGGGGCGTCGCCGCCGACATCCTGTGCGTCGCCAAGGGCATTTCCGCCGGCTACGTGCCGCTCGGCGCGACGCTGTACAACGGCCGCATCGCGCAAGCGATCGAACACGGCAGCGGCTTCTCGCACGTGATCATGCACGGCTATACTTACAGCGGCCATCCGCTAGCCTGCGCCGCCTCGCTCGCCGTGCTCGACATCGTCGAGAGCGAGGACTTGCCGGGCAACGCGGCTCGGGTCGGCGAGCGCCTTCTGGCGCAATTGCTGCCGCTGAAGGCCGACTTCGAGACCGTCGGCGACGTTCGCGGCAAGGGGCTGATGCTCGCGCTCGACTTGGTGACCGACAAGGCCAGCCGCACGCCGCTCGATCCGGCCAAGGGTTTCGCCGCGCGTGTGGCCGATGCCGCGCGCAGGCGCGGCGTCCTGGTCCGGGCCATCGCCAACAAGATCGTGATGTCGCCGCCGTTGACGCTGCAGCAGAACGAAGCCGACTTCATGGCGGTGACGCTGCGCGAAGCGCTGCAGGAATGCTGCGCGGATTCGCGCGCGATCGCCTGA
- a CDS encoding cytochrome b: protein MESQAIAFTAQKYPLALRLLHWVRAILIGAQLWTGWTMVRLDDKLPAKFDWYYPTHKEFGVLTLLVVVTQLAIRAMKPVPPLPPTLPTLDRRLAKIGHYLLYALAVSVPLMGYSMSSTYTQSDGVPFFFFRVPELLPKNDRWFEAFQWLHATLAYTLLALVVLHVLGALKHRFFDRNPEHDVLRRML, encoded by the coding sequence ATGGAAAGCCAGGCCATTGCATTCACCGCGCAGAAATACCCGCTCGCGCTCCGGCTGCTGCACTGGGTCAGGGCGATCCTGATAGGCGCGCAACTCTGGACCGGATGGACGATGGTCCGGCTCGACGACAAGCTGCCGGCCAAATTCGACTGGTACTACCCGACGCACAAGGAGTTCGGCGTGCTCACGCTGCTGGTGGTCGTCACGCAACTGGCGATTCGCGCCATGAAGCCGGTGCCGCCGCTGCCCCCCACCCTGCCGACGCTCGATCGCAGGCTCGCCAAGATCGGCCACTACCTGCTGTATGCGCTGGCGGTCAGCGTGCCGCTGATGGGCTATTCGATGTCCAGCACGTATACGCAGAGCGACGGCGTGCCGTTCTTCTTTTTCCGCGTCCCCGAGCTGCTGCCGAAGAACGACCGCTGGTTCGAGGCGTTTCAGTGGTTGCACGCGACGCTCGCCTACACCTTGCTCGCGCTCGTCGTGCTGCACGTGCTTGGCGCACTGAAGCACCGCTTCTTCGACCGCAACCCGGAACACGACGTGCTGCGGCGGATGCTGTAA
- a CDS encoding IclR family transcriptional regulator — MSSLTKMLSILDVFSSSAMSMTAEEIAEHLGFSRTTCYRYVKELASVGLLVGTNGRYTLGPRIIHLDYNMRQSDPTLTAARPVIQKLVQVTGGDALVSTLFDEQIINVMHETGAENLQLGFGRGRIMPLFQGASSKVIVAAMSRSRLKRLHERHHAELGEFAADWTQFWRACQQIVEAGYCISRGELDAGFVGIAAPIRTASSGEINSSLSLIFRAEHFALFDEQVLGKLLIDATARIGDAT, encoded by the coding sequence ATGTCGAGCCTCACCAAAATGCTGTCCATCCTCGACGTCTTCTCTTCGTCCGCGATGTCGATGACCGCCGAGGAAATCGCCGAGCATCTGGGCTTCTCGCGCACCACTTGCTACCGTTACGTGAAGGAGCTGGCTTCGGTCGGCCTGCTCGTCGGCACCAACGGCCGCTATACGCTCGGCCCGCGCATCATCCATCTCGACTACAACATGCGGCAGTCGGACCCGACGCTGACCGCCGCACGGCCCGTCATCCAGAAACTGGTTCAGGTCACCGGCGGCGACGCGCTCGTCTCGACGCTGTTCGACGAGCAAATCATCAACGTGATGCACGAAACCGGCGCCGAGAACCTGCAGCTGGGCTTCGGCCGCGGCCGCATCATGCCGCTGTTCCAGGGTGCGTCGTCGAAAGTGATCGTGGCCGCGATGTCGCGCTCGCGGCTGAAGCGCCTGCACGAACGGCACCACGCCGAGCTGGGCGAGTTCGCCGCCGACTGGACGCAGTTCTGGCGTGCCTGCCAGCAGATCGTCGAGGCCGGATACTGCATCTCGCGGGGCGAGCTGGACGCCGGGTTCGTCGGCATCGCCGCGCCGATCCGCACGGCCAGCAGCGGCGAGATCAACAGCAGCCTGTCGCTGATCTTTCGCGCCGAACACTTCGCGCTGTTCGACGAACAGGTACTCGGCAAGCTCCTGATCGACGCCACGGCACGGATCGGCGACGCCACCTGA
- a CDS encoding NAD-dependent succinate-semialdehyde dehydrogenase, protein MLPLTPQASRPTPDPQRDYASLHLHIDGLFLQADGRPTQPVLDPGTGDLLGALPHATPDDIDAAVRAAHRAFATWRRESPLARSDLLRRAAALVRERAVTIGRHITMDQGKPLREAIAEVVSSAEQLEWHAEEGRRTYGRVVPSRSPDVAQTVLREPIGVCAAFSPWNFPFSQAMHKIAAALASGCTLVLKGPEASPSAVVALARIFHDAGLPAGCLNLVWGVPGDVSRRLIESPLVRKVSFTGSVPVGKQLASLAASHMKRMTMELGGHAPVLVCADADIDRAATMLAAYKFRNAGQVCVSPTRFLVQRPVFDRFVAAYLEAVGKIRVGYGLEEATTMGPLAHARRVSELEAFVADAKAKGAEIAAGGARVSGPGHYFMPTVVLGPARDTRLMNEEPFGPIAGIVPFDALDEALDEANRLPFGLASYAFTTSARQAHRIGRALEAGMVNINHFGMGPAEIPFGGVKDSGFGSEGGTETFDGYLVTKFITQMN, encoded by the coding sequence TTGCTCCCGCTCACGCCCCAGGCTTCCCGCCCGACGCCCGACCCGCAACGCGATTACGCGTCGCTCCATCTTCATATCGACGGGCTGTTCCTTCAGGCCGACGGCCGGCCCACGCAGCCCGTTCTCGACCCGGGCACCGGCGACCTGCTCGGCGCGCTGCCGCACGCGACGCCGGACGATATCGACGCGGCAGTGCGCGCCGCGCATCGCGCGTTCGCGACGTGGCGCCGCGAGTCGCCGCTGGCGCGCTCGGATCTCTTGCGCCGCGCCGCCGCGCTTGTGCGCGAGCGTGCCGTGACGATAGGCCGTCACATCACGATGGACCAGGGCAAGCCGCTGCGCGAGGCGATCGCCGAGGTCGTGTCGTCCGCCGAGCAGCTGGAATGGCATGCCGAGGAAGGGCGCCGCACCTACGGCCGCGTTGTGCCGTCGCGCTCGCCGGACGTCGCGCAGACGGTACTGCGCGAACCGATCGGCGTATGCGCGGCGTTCTCGCCGTGGAATTTCCCGTTCAGCCAGGCGATGCACAAGATCGCGGCCGCGCTTGCCTCGGGATGCACGCTGGTGCTGAAGGGGCCGGAGGCGTCGCCGAGTGCGGTTGTCGCGCTCGCGCGCATCTTTCACGATGCCGGACTGCCCGCCGGCTGCCTGAACCTCGTCTGGGGCGTGCCGGGCGACGTGTCGAGGCGGCTGATCGAATCGCCGCTCGTGCGCAAGGTCTCGTTCACGGGCTCGGTGCCGGTCGGCAAGCAACTGGCCTCGCTTGCCGCTTCGCACATGAAGCGCATGACCATGGAGCTGGGCGGGCATGCGCCGGTGCTGGTCTGTGCGGATGCCGACATCGACCGCGCCGCGACGATGCTGGCCGCGTACAAGTTTCGCAATGCCGGGCAGGTTTGCGTGTCGCCGACGCGCTTTCTCGTGCAGCGCCCGGTGTTCGACAGGTTCGTCGCCGCGTATCTCGAGGCGGTTGGCAAGATCCGCGTCGGCTATGGCTTGGAGGAGGCCACCACGATGGGGCCGCTCGCGCACGCGCGGCGCGTATCGGAGCTCGAGGCCTTCGTCGCCGACGCGAAGGCAAAAGGGGCGGAGATCGCCGCGGGCGGGGCGCGCGTGTCGGGGCCGGGGCATTACTTCATGCCGACGGTGGTGCTGGGCCCGGCCCGCGACACGCGGCTGATGAACGAAGAGCCGTTCGGCCCGATCGCCGGAATCGTGCCGTTCGATGCGCTCGACGAGGCGCTCGACGAAGCCAACCGCTTGCCGTTCGGTCTCGCCTCGTATGCGTTCACGACATCGGCGCGCCAGGCGCACCGGATCGGCCGCGCGCTCGAGGCCGGCATGGTCAACATCAATCACTTCGGCATGGGGCCGGCGGAGATTCCGTTCGGCGGCGTGAAGGACAGCGGATTCGGCAGCGAGGGCGGAACGGAGACCTTCGACGGCTACCTGGTCACCAAGTTCATCACGCAGATGAATTGA
- a CDS encoding NIPSNAP family protein → MFVEQRTYTLVPGGVAEYLQLYAACGRAAQERALGTMVGCFATEIGPLNQLVYLWAFASLDDRSRRRALLMADPEFRTFRGKVRHLVVRQENQILRQEIGGLLPAPPPAA, encoded by the coding sequence ATGTTTGTTGAGCAACGCACCTACACGCTGGTGCCGGGCGGCGTCGCCGAGTATCTGCAACTGTACGCGGCCTGCGGCCGTGCCGCCCAGGAGCGGGCGCTCGGCACGATGGTCGGCTGTTTTGCGACGGAAATCGGGCCGCTCAACCAGCTCGTCTATCTGTGGGCGTTCGCCTCGCTGGACGACCGTTCCCGGCGCCGCGCGCTGCTGATGGCCGATCCCGAGTTCAGAACGTTTCGCGGCAAGGTCCGGCACCTCGTGGTCCGCCAGGAAAATCAGATCCTGCGACAGGAAATCGGCGGCCTGCTGCCGGCGCCGCCACCGGCCGCGTGA
- a CDS encoding bifunctional 3-(3-hydroxy-phenyl)propionate/3-hydroxycinnamic acid hydroxylase — protein MKANHRHRTSVAIVGAGPNGAAMANLLGLYGVDTIVVERAPQIVEFPRAVGIDDEALRLFQTAGLADELSRDIIQNVPLRMFKANGECFADIRPSLREFGWWRRNIFMQHLAERTLRDALKRYPHVSLRTGEELVGLTQDETGVRLQICAADGQRYELDADYVVAADGGRSPVREMLGIKLAGTTHPLKWVVVDVKNAQLDQPCTALNCDPRRPNVCIYLPFNYRRWEFLVFPHEDEQAIAQPESVRALIAPYVDDVDRLEIVRARTYTHHSRVAERFVAGRVALIGDAAHLSPPWIGQGLNAGLRDVGNLAWKLAGVVSGSLQPGVISSYESERRDHAKAMIDLADTFGAMLMPTSRLVAFLRDRLLGLARYAPGLKDYVLQMRFKPMPSYTRGMVVTGASDAVGRMIVQPEVEAADGARRKLDEVLGPWFSIIGWRCDPQACLSDQDRAFWAALGARFVQIVRSRSGTCREQRITSAHGSECVEDVDNAMADWFTRHPGPLVVVRPDRYVAAQTDAAGMAGVTAAFQAFASPQREAAHVC, from the coding sequence ATGAAAGCGAACCACCGGCACCGCACCTCGGTCGCCATCGTCGGTGCGGGGCCGAACGGCGCGGCCATGGCGAACCTGCTCGGCCTGTACGGCGTCGATACGATCGTTGTCGAGCGGGCGCCGCAGATCGTCGAATTCCCGCGCGCGGTGGGCATCGACGACGAGGCGCTGCGGCTGTTCCAGACGGCCGGTCTGGCCGACGAGCTGAGCCGCGACATCATCCAGAACGTGCCGCTGCGCATGTTCAAGGCGAACGGCGAATGTTTCGCCGACATCCGTCCGTCGCTACGCGAGTTCGGCTGGTGGCGCCGCAACATCTTCATGCAGCACCTGGCCGAGCGCACGCTGCGCGACGCACTGAAGCGCTACCCGCACGTGTCGCTGCGCACGGGCGAGGAGCTTGTCGGTCTGACGCAGGACGAGACGGGCGTGAGGCTTCAGATATGCGCCGCCGACGGGCAGCGATACGAACTCGACGCCGACTACGTGGTGGCAGCCGACGGCGGACGCAGCCCGGTCCGTGAGATGCTGGGCATCAAGCTGGCCGGCACGACCCATCCGCTCAAATGGGTCGTGGTCGACGTGAAGAACGCGCAGCTCGACCAGCCGTGTACCGCGCTGAACTGCGATCCGCGGCGCCCGAACGTCTGCATTTATCTGCCGTTCAATTATCGACGCTGGGAATTTCTCGTGTTTCCGCACGAGGACGAGCAGGCGATCGCGCAACCGGAGTCGGTCCGCGCGCTGATCGCGCCGTACGTCGACGACGTCGATCGCCTCGAGATCGTGCGTGCGCGCACCTACACGCATCACTCGCGCGTGGCCGAACGTTTCGTCGCCGGCCGGGTGGCGCTCATCGGCGATGCCGCGCACCTGAGCCCGCCGTGGATCGGCCAGGGGCTGAATGCGGGGCTGCGCGACGTGGGCAATCTGGCGTGGAAGCTGGCGGGAGTCGTGAGCGGCAGCTTGCAACCGGGTGTGATCTCCAGCTACGAATCGGAGCGCCGCGATCACGCCAAGGCGATGATCGATCTCGCCGACACGTTCGGCGCGATGCTGATGCCCACCAGCCGTCTGGTCGCGTTCCTGCGCGACCGCTTGCTCGGACTCGCGCGCTATGCGCCGGGCCTGAAGGACTATGTGCTGCAGATGCGCTTCAAGCCGATGCCGAGCTATACGCGCGGGATGGTGGTGACGGGCGCGTCGGACGCCGTCGGGCGCATGATCGTCCAACCCGAGGTCGAAGCGGCGGACGGCGCACGTCGCAAGCTCGACGAGGTGCTCGGCCCGTGGTTTTCGATCATCGGCTGGCGATGCGATCCGCAAGCGTGCCTGAGCGACCAGGATCGCGCGTTCTGGGCCGCGCTGGGCGCGAGGTTCGTGCAGATCGTGCGTTCGCGCAGCGGAACCTGCCGCGAGCAGCGCATCACGAGCGCGCACGGCAGCGAGTGCGTCGAGGACGTCGACAACGCGATGGCCGACTGGTTCACCAGGCATCCCGGGCCGCTCGTGGTCGTCCGTCCGGACCGCTATGTGGCGGCGCAAACGGACGCGGCCGGCATGGCCGGCGTGACCGCGGCGTTCCAGGCATTTGCATCGCCGCAACGGGAGGCCGCGCATGTTTGTTGA
- a CDS encoding alpha/beta fold hydrolase, whose translation MNTASASNGWVDNDGLRLHYVIWGRDDAPTVVMLHGLRSYAQTWAPVADTLIDRYRVVALDQRGRGLSDWDPGRDYHAAAYVRDLEALVQALDLRRFVLVGHSMGGANAFVYASARPERIAGLAIEDMGPGASAGSPGSARIKRELQDTPNAFASWDEARAFWRRQRPRIAQAALDSRLVHSLKADARGRIVWRHDAEGIAAARLAATPEQLVDLWPLIRDLRVPTLLLRGGDSDFLSAQVAAEMAAANACIERIDIAGATHYVHDDQPAAFNRALRGWLDRLDDAAWRAGGRVQ comes from the coding sequence ATGAACACGGCATCCGCCAGCAATGGATGGGTCGACAACGATGGACTGCGGCTGCACTATGTGATCTGGGGGCGCGACGATGCTCCCACCGTGGTGATGCTGCACGGCTTGCGCAGCTACGCACAGACCTGGGCGCCCGTCGCCGATACGCTGATCGACCGCTACCGGGTCGTCGCTCTCGACCAGCGCGGGCGCGGGCTGAGCGACTGGGATCCCGGGCGGGATTACCACGCGGCGGCCTATGTGCGCGATCTCGAGGCGCTGGTGCAGGCGCTCGACCTGCGACGCTTCGTGCTGGTGGGGCACTCGATGGGCGGCGCCAACGCGTTCGTCTACGCGTCGGCTCGGCCGGAACGAATCGCCGGTCTGGCGATTGAGGACATGGGGCCCGGGGCGTCGGCCGGCTCGCCGGGTTCCGCACGCATCAAGCGCGAACTGCAGGACACGCCGAACGCATTCGCCTCGTGGGACGAGGCGCGCGCGTTCTGGCGGCGCCAGCGGCCCCGCATCGCGCAAGCCGCGCTCGATTCGCGCCTCGTGCACTCGCTCAAGGCAGATGCGCGCGGCCGGATCGTATGGCGGCACGACGCGGAAGGGATCGCGGCGGCGCGGCTGGCCGCGACGCCCGAGCAGCTCGTCGATCTCTGGCCGCTGATCCGCGACCTGCGGGTGCCCACCTTGTTGTTGCGCGGCGGCGATTCGGATTTCCTGTCCGCGCAGGTGGCGGCCGAAATGGCGGCCGCCAATGCCTGCATCGAACGGATCGACATTGCCGGCGCGACGCATTACGTGCACGACGATCAGCCGGCGGCATTCAATCGCGCGCTGCGCGGCTGGCTCGATCGTCTCGATGACGCGGCATGGCGCGCGGGGGGGCGGGTCCAATGA
- a CDS encoding amino acid synthesis family protein: MNKTANFEGFHIRKWYTQIEDSLANETGQLADGEPLRKIVIAAAVHNPYAGRFSENLDALVGASPALGKAFAQRIESLADGRAIESYGKACLVGSAGEYEHGNAFLTSVFAEPIRAALGGGKAWVPSSGKRGPINTVIDVPLAHKDALYVRSHYDTVTCLFPDAPNDDEVLVIFAFATRGRLHARLGGLKASEIAGRDGLV, encoded by the coding sequence ATGAACAAGACCGCCAATTTCGAAGGCTTTCATATCCGCAAGTGGTATACGCAGATCGAGGATTCGCTCGCGAACGAAACCGGCCAGCTCGCGGATGGCGAGCCGCTGCGCAAGATCGTGATCGCCGCGGCCGTTCACAACCCTTATGCCGGGCGCTTCAGCGAGAATCTCGACGCGCTCGTGGGAGCGTCGCCCGCGCTCGGCAAGGCGTTCGCGCAGCGCATCGAATCGCTCGCCGACGGCCGCGCCATCGAGAGCTACGGCAAGGCCTGCCTGGTCGGCTCCGCCGGCGAATACGAACACGGCAACGCGTTCCTCACATCGGTCTTCGCCGAGCCGATCCGGGCGGCGCTGGGCGGCGGGAAAGCGTGGGTGCCCTCGAGCGGCAAGCGCGGCCCGATCAATACCGTGATCGACGTGCCGCTCGCGCACAAGGATGCGCTCTACGTGCGTTCCCACTACGACACGGTGACCTGCCTGTTTCCCGATGCGCCGAACGACGACGAAGTCCTGGTGATCTTCGCGTTCGCCACGCGCGGCCGGCTGCATGCGCGGCTCGGGGGCCTGAAGGCGAGCGAGATCGCCGGCCGCGACGGCCTCGTCTGA